In Desulfomonile tiedjei DSM 6799, a genomic segment contains:
- a CDS encoding DUF2795 domain-containing protein, producing the protein MASQKKTNPIQIQKYLKGMNYPAQKKDLVQHAKGQNAPEDIMAVLKNLPDSEYKRPTDVAKGVSQIQ; encoded by the coding sequence ATGGCATCGCAGAAAAAAACAAATCCGATCCAGATTCAAAAATATCTGAAAGGGATGAACTATCCCGCTCAGAAAAAGGATCTCGTCCAGCATGCGAAAGGCCAGAACGCTCCTGAGGACATTATGGCAGTTCTCAAGAACCTCCCGGACAGTGAGTATAAGCGTCCGACGGATGTTGCCAAAGGTGTGAGTCAGATCCAGTAA
- a CDS encoding sigma-54 interaction domain-containing protein, with protein MTRKNAKTLAEHRDSEIRYRILFEEAGDGIFILENRRIVDLNQKACTLFACNRDQLIGKIPFDLSPQLQPNGKCSDLEADRRITEAYSGSHQFFEWQHRRPNGTLFDAEVSLALVELANTANILAIMRDITIRKQAVEELKRLKDKLQQENIYLQEEINIEHNFGEIVGRSIALRKVLSNVETVAVTDSSVLITGETGTGKELIARAIHSIGKRKNRPLVKVNCAALPANLVESELFGHEKGAFTGASVRRIGRFELAHGGTVFLDEVAELPQTLQSKLLRVLQDGEYERVGGSQTLKVDVRVIAATNRDIEKLIRSGEFREDLFYRLNVFPVFLPPLRDRKEDISVLANHFAIKYSAKCGKKIESIPQKTLEALQNYHWPGNVRELQNIIERGVIVCRGKQLKFGDWLPFKRIEPLECGLVTMEESERNHIIKALKITNGLVSGEKGAAKILGLNPQTLYSKMKRLGITREQLLA; from the coding sequence ATGACCCGGAAGAATGCCAAAACACTCGCTGAACATAGGGACAGTGAAATCCGTTACCGGATCTTATTCGAGGAGGCCGGGGACGGCATCTTTATTCTGGAAAATAGAAGAATAGTCGATCTGAACCAAAAGGCATGTACGCTCTTTGCCTGTAACCGCGATCAACTGATTGGCAAGATCCCCTTTGATTTGTCCCCTCAATTACAGCCAAACGGTAAATGTTCGGATCTGGAAGCCGACAGACGTATCACAGAGGCTTACTCCGGCAGTCACCAGTTCTTTGAATGGCAACACCGCCGTCCCAATGGGACTCTATTTGATGCAGAAGTAAGTCTCGCTCTTGTGGAGCTTGCAAATACTGCCAACATCTTAGCCATTATGCGTGATATCACAATCCGCAAACAAGCGGTGGAAGAGTTGAAGAGGCTGAAAGACAAGCTCCAGCAAGAAAATATCTACCTTCAGGAAGAGATCAATATCGAGCACAATTTTGGCGAGATTGTCGGCCGCAGCATTGCGCTCAGGAAAGTGCTCAGCAATGTGGAGACCGTGGCCGTCACCGATTCCAGTGTGCTGATCACGGGTGAAACCGGCACCGGCAAGGAGTTGATTGCACGAGCAATACACAGTATCGGCAAAAGAAAAAACCGGCCTCTGGTGAAGGTCAACTGTGCCGCTCTTCCTGCAAATCTTGTCGAGAGCGAATTATTCGGTCATGAAAAAGGGGCTTTCACAGGAGCGTCGGTTCGGCGTATCGGCCGTTTCGAACTGGCTCACGGCGGAACAGTCTTTTTAGATGAAGTAGCTGAACTTCCCCAGACACTGCAAAGCAAGCTGCTTCGTGTGCTTCAAGACGGCGAATATGAAAGGGTTGGCGGATCGCAAACGCTTAAGGTGGATGTTCGCGTCATTGCGGCAACCAATAGAGATATTGAAAAACTAATAAGGTCAGGTGAGTTTCGGGAGGATCTGTTTTATCGGTTGAATGTGTTCCCTGTTTTCTTGCCGCCCCTCAGGGATCGAAAAGAAGACATCTCTGTGCTGGCCAATCATTTTGCCATTAAATACAGTGCCAAGTGCGGCAAGAAGATAGAATCCATCCCGCAGAAAACCCTGGAAGCGCTACAGAACTATCATTGGCCGGGAAATGTTCGCGAGCTTCAGAATATCATCGAGCGTGGTGTAATTGTTTGCAGGGGGAAACAACTCAAATTTGGAGACTGGTTGCCTTTCAAACGCATCGAACCATTGGAATGTGGTTTGGTAACAATGGAAGAGTCCGAGCGGAACCATATTATCAAGGCGTTGAAGATAACGAATGGGCTTGTGAGTGGTGAGAAAGGTGCCGCAAAGATTCTCGGTCTCAATCCTCAGACCCTGTACTCAAAGATGAAACGGCTTGGGATCACACGTGAGCAGTTGCTGGCATAG
- a CDS encoding FAD binding domain-containing protein, translating to MWQAYLCPDTIKEAISVLNGSNGMARIIAGGTDLMLDIQRGRHVVEQLVDLGKIKELGRITEENGDIKIGANVTCTQIVNSKLIQEKAPALHQGARRLGSKQIRNIATVAGNIVRAQPAADTAVPLVALGAKVEVVSAGGSRIIDILDAYGKGFATSTIDSTSEIVTFITVPAHGAGEGSSYVRLDKRKALSLPILNIACKVVLTGETIKAASIAMGPVGPGPQRAFDAENRLSGRTISEENTRAAAQLVVNQCDPRNSLVRGSRHYRLAVIGTLAQRAITEAIACVKA from the coding sequence ATGTGGCAAGCGTACTTATGTCCAGACACGATCAAAGAGGCTATTTCGGTCTTGAACGGTAGCAATGGGATGGCAAGGATCATTGCCGGCGGCACTGATCTCATGTTGGACATCCAAAGAGGGCGGCATGTGGTCGAACAGCTTGTTGATTTGGGCAAAATTAAAGAGTTGGGCCGGATTACGGAAGAGAATGGAGACATAAAAATCGGCGCCAATGTAACTTGCACCCAAATCGTCAATTCAAAGCTGATTCAAGAAAAAGCCCCGGCATTGCACCAAGGTGCTCGTAGATTGGGTTCGAAGCAAATCCGAAATATAGCGACCGTAGCGGGCAATATCGTTCGCGCCCAACCTGCAGCCGACACAGCGGTTCCTCTCGTGGCATTGGGAGCGAAAGTTGAGGTTGTCTCGGCGGGCGGCTCGCGCATCATCGATATCCTGGATGCCTATGGTAAGGGTTTTGCCACTTCGACGATCGACAGCACCTCAGAGATTGTGACCTTCATCACTGTGCCGGCACACGGGGCAGGAGAAGGCTCTTCGTACGTGCGACTTGATAAGCGCAAAGCCCTCTCTTTACCCATCCTGAACATCGCCTGCAAGGTCGTCTTGACAGGGGAGACCATTAAAGCGGCATCCATTGCCATGGGGCCGGTAGGGCCTGGACCGCAACGGGCATTTGATGCGGAAAACAGACTGTCCGGACGCACCATTTCAGAGGAGAACACGCGAGCGGCCGCCCAACTGGTTGTCAATCAATGTGACCCCAGAAACAGCCTGGTGCGCGGCTCCAGACACTATCGATTGGCAGTGATCGGCACTCTTGCTCAACGGGCGATTACAGAAGCTATCGCCTGCGTCAAAGCATAA
- a CDS encoding PAS domain-containing sensor histidine kinase encodes MLKKFLNQLERRYPAEALVTNFPSLFLYDSEGRQFSDAAFSELLSFLENGEGSYQSVAVQAGVRWCASGQKIVLRNTISRRGFLTPSCLWAYRQLRGGADVLFKTYPSAEMGFMQIVLLKEADPAQAIPFLIENFFTRKDVQEELRAVSRLCILRLLEGGISPDLLSELRSRFKGVEILYQWRPTLPTSNREASTSAQGIVDFHQLLRSVHDMKELSSLTRIVYLLSLFYVPLTEKEWASLWLSRTDRFFFQRLRTAKMVEASNGGFLLSTENAKQSLIKTFLFESYSLAKESVHRNRTERLREEREKRVRNSELDRQALEMVPEGIISIDRTGLLYYMNPAAESLLTENKQLTELLFGRGSLEDTLKRYSRNDVLSRITASVKANRESCEIFGDRIIVHIGGKRFEVELQPQVVLLRDTTDQFLIDEEIGRLYRHELKAALDVMGIGLETARQLIGEGRGDEGTQMLEQVEQKRVELFTMLEERMDFIRLHSDSFQIMPSTVNLNFVVDRCVSNYKEAAAGKGVRIISDHLLQPAVYVRGEERFLVRSLDNLVRNAIKFTDKGGEIEISVGREKLEAFVRVRDNGPGIAPEHLGKIFQLGFTTGGTGRGLYLARRIAVAHSGRIEVKSVPGDGACFVLRLPVITEP; translated from the coding sequence ATGTTAAAGAAGTTTCTTAATCAACTTGAGAGACGCTATCCGGCCGAAGCTTTGGTGACGAACTTCCCATCACTCTTTTTGTATGATTCGGAGGGTCGGCAGTTTTCCGACGCTGCGTTTTCTGAATTGCTGTCTTTCCTGGAAAACGGGGAAGGATCCTATCAAAGCGTTGCAGTGCAAGCTGGAGTTCGATGGTGCGCCTCAGGCCAGAAGATAGTGCTCCGGAACACCATTTCGCGGCGCGGTTTTCTCACCCCATCATGTTTGTGGGCGTACCGCCAGCTCAGGGGGGGCGCCGATGTGCTCTTCAAGACGTATCCTTCTGCGGAAATGGGCTTTATGCAGATTGTGCTTTTGAAGGAAGCCGATCCTGCTCAGGCAATTCCTTTTCTGATCGAAAATTTCTTTACCCGAAAGGATGTGCAGGAAGAACTACGAGCCGTATCCAGGCTCTGTATCCTGAGATTGCTGGAAGGAGGTATTTCCCCCGACCTCCTTTCTGAGCTGAGATCCCGTTTTAAAGGTGTAGAAATCCTGTACCAGTGGCGTCCAACTCTTCCAACGAGCAATCGGGAAGCGAGCACGAGCGCTCAAGGAATCGTCGATTTTCACCAACTCCTCCGCTCCGTGCACGATATGAAGGAGTTGTCTTCACTCACGAGAATCGTGTACTTGCTCTCGCTTTTTTATGTTCCCCTCACGGAAAAGGAATGGGCATCCCTTTGGCTGAGTCGCACGGACCGATTCTTTTTTCAGAGACTGAGAACAGCAAAGATGGTGGAGGCGTCCAACGGCGGATTTCTGCTGTCTACGGAAAATGCGAAGCAAAGCTTAATCAAGACTTTTCTCTTCGAATCTTATTCCCTCGCGAAGGAGTCGGTCCACCGCAATCGGACGGAGCGACTCCGGGAAGAAAGAGAAAAGAGAGTCCGCAACAGCGAACTGGACAGGCAAGCACTGGAAATGGTCCCTGAAGGAATCATCTCCATCGACCGCACGGGCCTTCTGTATTACATGAATCCTGCTGCGGAATCGCTCCTGACCGAAAACAAACAGTTAACCGAGTTATTGTTCGGAAGAGGTTCCCTGGAAGATACCCTGAAGCGCTATTCCCGCAATGATGTCCTGTCCAGAATTACCGCGTCCGTCAAAGCAAATCGAGAATCATGCGAAATATTCGGCGACCGCATCATCGTGCATATTGGAGGAAAGCGATTCGAGGTTGAGCTGCAACCTCAAGTGGTTCTCCTCAGAGACACCACGGACCAGTTTCTCATTGATGAAGAGATCGGAAGACTCTACAGGCATGAGCTAAAAGCCGCCCTTGACGTCATGGGTATCGGCCTGGAAACGGCCAGACAACTCATCGGAGAAGGGCGAGGTGACGAGGGGACTCAGATGCTGGAACAAGTAGAGCAAAAGCGGGTGGAACTCTTCACGATGCTCGAAGAGCGTATGGATTTTATCCGCCTGCACTCCGATTCGTTTCAGATCATGCCTTCCACGGTGAATCTCAATTTTGTAGTCGACCGGTGCGTATCCAATTACAAAGAAGCTGCAGCAGGAAAGGGTGTCCGGATAATCTCGGATCATCTTCTCCAACCAGCCGTATACGTTCGCGGGGAAGAACGATTTCTGGTACGTTCCTTGGATAACCTTGTGCGCAACGCCATAAAATTCACTGACAAAGGTGGAGAAATCGAGATTTCCGTGGGAAGGGAAAAACTCGAAGCTTTCGTGAGAGTCCGGGATAACGGACCAGGCATAGCGCCGGAGCATCTGGGAAAAATATTTCAGCTTGGATTCACAACCGGCGGCACAGGAAGAGGGCTGTACCTGGCTCGAAGGATAGCTGTGGCTCATAGTGGCAGGATCGAGGTAAAAAGCGTTCCGGGTGACGGTGCATGCTTTGTGTTGCGATTACCCGTGATAACGGAGCCGTAA
- a CDS encoding CBS domain-containing protein — MKISEIMTPTVLVLDDNASLTEAAQKMKKLDVGFLVVTARDSISGLLTDRDIVVRGIAEKKDLNKTKVRDIMSQNPVTCDKEDTVEKLAQLFSNHKIRRVIVTDRSQKAVGIVSLGDLAVKTEDSDMFLDVFKSITEAGRAQMHRERKKAPEASERIPV; from the coding sequence ATGAAAATTTCGGAAATTATGACGCCCACAGTTCTGGTTCTCGATGACAATGCTTCGCTGACCGAAGCCGCACAGAAAATGAAGAAATTGGATGTAGGCTTTCTGGTTGTAACTGCGAGAGATTCCATTTCCGGTCTCCTGACAGATCGAGACATTGTTGTCCGGGGTATTGCAGAGAAGAAAGATCTGAACAAAACGAAGGTGCGGGATATCATGTCGCAGAATCCGGTGACCTGCGACAAGGAAGACACTGTTGAGAAACTCGCACAACTGTTCTCAAATCACAAGATCAGGAGAGTGATCGTTACAGACCGCTCCCAAAAAGCAGTGGGGATAGTCTCCCTTGGAGATCTCGCCGTCAAGACCGAAGACAGCGACATGTTTCTTGATGTATTCAAGAGCATCACCGAAGCTGGACGGGCCCAAATGCATCGCGAGAGAAAGAAGGCTCCTGAAGCTAGCGAACGAATTCCTGTTTAG
- a CDS encoding xanthine dehydrogenase family protein molybdopterin-binding subunit, giving the protein MGKYVGKSINRLDGVQKVTGSATFASDMIAPGMLFGKILRSPHPHARVLKVDASEAEKLPGVKAVIHRGNVPNNPFNTAAPMYLTVPYLKPVLDQQIFSEKVRFVGDEVAAVAAISEKIAAEACRLIKVEYEVLPAVFDIQEALAEDAPEIHDPKITPEGKNIVAEIIRLPPGPPSDDVEKAFEKADVIIEEEFNINIVKQCQMETMAALAVVEPDGKINVISTTQTPHPARAILAKVFGVPASKIRVSNPPFVGGGFGVRIGLSAKAEIMAVALSLAAKKPVKVVYTREEDFLATDTRHGAIVRVKLGAMKDGTFVALDLKGYTNTGAYCTFGAELPGVLGAMTLAIYNIPAIRYYGHSVYTNCTHAGAMRGFGNPQGNFPLERVVDMMAEKLNIDAKDLREKNIMKAGEPWFLPYPCSSSELAECIKRCAESIGWERRGKFKNNSGTIRRGLGMAVGTHVSNAWPFCVDYDNAYVAVQQDGSVNLSVGCCDMGTGTSTCLPQVCAETLGIKFEDLTFTFGDTASTPFTIGNHASRGAYAQGITVKAAAEDARKQILEYAAPLFKVSPGELTIEDSIIKKLTSSGEDVTVVDPATLPGAIEEAQAAPVPPPVDHEMISPVNTTGAQQGISLEGLSYYAHIRNKQFLGIGRTIPFNAPPWHCCAAEVEVDMELGTVQVIKMAAAHDVGTAINPKIVEGQIEGGVVQGIGFALNEEILYKPNGHQAHTSFSAYMLPTAEDIPEIDAIIVAGNDPSGPYGAKGVGECGLVCPASAIANAVADALGAKVNELPMTAERVYELIRKA; this is encoded by the coding sequence ATGGGAAAATATGTCGGAAAAAGCATCAACAGACTGGACGGAGTGCAAAAGGTTACGGGATCGGCAACGTTTGCCAGTGACATGATTGCGCCAGGTATGCTTTTTGGCAAAATCCTGAGAAGCCCCCATCCTCATGCCAGAGTACTCAAAGTCGACGCCAGCGAAGCTGAGAAACTTCCAGGTGTCAAGGCGGTCATCCATCGTGGAAACGTGCCGAACAATCCTTTCAATACTGCCGCCCCTATGTACCTGACGGTTCCTTACCTGAAACCGGTGTTGGATCAACAGATATTTTCCGAGAAGGTTCGCTTTGTGGGAGATGAAGTGGCCGCTGTGGCCGCCATATCTGAAAAAATCGCTGCAGAGGCGTGCAGGCTGATCAAAGTCGAGTATGAAGTGCTACCAGCAGTATTTGACATTCAAGAGGCACTGGCTGAGGATGCGCCGGAGATCCACGATCCCAAGATTACCCCGGAAGGGAAGAACATCGTTGCGGAGATCATCCGTCTACCTCCCGGCCCGCCAAGCGACGACGTCGAAAAAGCATTTGAGAAGGCTGACGTCATCATAGAGGAAGAGTTCAACATCAATATTGTGAAGCAATGCCAGATGGAGACTATGGCTGCCTTGGCCGTGGTGGAGCCTGATGGCAAAATCAATGTGATTTCAACCACCCAGACACCTCATCCTGCCAGAGCAATCCTGGCAAAGGTTTTCGGTGTTCCGGCGAGCAAGATCAGGGTGAGCAACCCGCCTTTTGTCGGGGGTGGTTTCGGCGTTCGTATCGGTCTGAGTGCCAAAGCGGAAATTATGGCCGTAGCGCTGTCCCTGGCCGCCAAGAAGCCTGTGAAAGTCGTATACACCAGAGAAGAAGACTTTTTGGCCACAGACACCAGGCATGGTGCCATCGTACGTGTGAAATTGGGCGCCATGAAAGACGGTACTTTTGTTGCCCTCGATCTGAAAGGTTATACGAACACAGGCGCATACTGTACTTTCGGCGCGGAGCTTCCGGGCGTTCTGGGCGCTATGACACTAGCCATCTATAACATTCCCGCCATTCGGTATTATGGCCACAGCGTGTACACGAACTGCACCCATGCAGGAGCGATGCGGGGTTTTGGCAATCCCCAGGGCAACTTTCCATTGGAACGGGTAGTAGACATGATGGCTGAGAAGCTCAACATTGATGCCAAGGACCTCCGCGAAAAGAATATCATGAAAGCCGGCGAGCCTTGGTTCCTGCCTTACCCATGCAGCAGTTCCGAACTGGCTGAATGTATCAAACGTTGCGCAGAGAGCATCGGCTGGGAACGCCGCGGCAAATTCAAGAACAATTCTGGTACCATTAGACGCGGACTTGGTATGGCGGTGGGGACTCATGTTTCCAATGCTTGGCCTTTCTGCGTCGATTATGACAATGCTTATGTGGCCGTGCAGCAGGACGGTTCCGTAAACCTGTCGGTGGGCTGTTGTGACATGGGCACCGGTACCAGCACCTGTCTGCCCCAGGTATGCGCTGAGACACTGGGGATAAAATTCGAAGACTTGACATTTACTTTCGGGGATACGGCATCCACCCCATTCACCATCGGCAACCATGCGAGCCGAGGCGCTTATGCCCAGGGAATTACGGTCAAGGCGGCTGCTGAAGATGCCAGAAAGCAGATTTTGGAATATGCGGCACCCCTATTCAAAGTGTCCCCTGGAGAGTTGACGATCGAAGACTCAATCATCAAAAAGCTGACCTCCTCAGGCGAGGACGTAACCGTAGTCGATCCAGCCACTCTGCCCGGCGCCATCGAAGAGGCCCAGGCCGCACCTGTTCCTCCGCCAGTGGATCATGAAATGATCAGCCCCGTGAACACTACAGGTGCCCAGCAAGGGATATCCCTGGAAGGCTTGAGCTATTATGCCCACATACGAAATAAGCAATTTCTCGGGATTGGCAGGACTATCCCGTTCAACGCTCCTCCCTGGCACTGCTGCGCGGCCGAAGTGGAAGTGGATATGGAACTGGGGACGGTTCAGGTGATCAAAATGGCTGCGGCGCATGATGTCGGCACAGCCATCAACCCGAAGATTGTAGAAGGACAGATTGAAGGAGGCGTCGTCCAGGGGATCGGCTTTGCACTGAATGAAGAGATCCTGTATAAACCCAATGGACATCAGGCACACACCAGCTTCTCCGCCTATATGCTGCCGACGGCCGAGGATATTCCCGAGATAGATGCCATAATTGTGGCAGGCAATGATCCTTCAGGTCCTTATGGCGCCAAGGGCGTCGGTGAGTGCGGCCTCGTTTGTCCGGCATCCGCCATTGCCAATGCCGTGGCCGATGCGCTGGGCGCAAAGGTCAATGAATTGCCGATGACGGCCGAACGCGTTTACGAACTGATCCGCAAAGCTTGA
- a CDS encoding (2Fe-2S)-binding protein — protein MKNITVSFTINGEAVEVSCAPDKMLVDVIRDNLFLTGTKIGCREGECGACTIIMDGEAVNSCLIPVAKAMGKNIQTIEGVADGDKLHPIQEAFIEKGAVQCGFCTPGIIMSAKALLDKNKTPDKHAVREAIGGNICRCTGYVKIEDAINHAARIMCETIVKGGGK, from the coding sequence ATGAAAAACATAACCGTCAGTTTTACAATCAACGGGGAAGCGGTTGAGGTATCGTGCGCACCTGACAAGATGCTGGTAGATGTCATCCGTGACAACCTTTTTCTTACAGGAACGAAAATCGGTTGCCGCGAAGGCGAATGTGGCGCCTGCACGATCATCATGGACGGTGAAGCTGTGAATTCTTGTCTCATTCCGGTTGCAAAAGCCATGGGCAAAAACATCCAAACTATTGAGGGTGTGGCCGATGGCGATAAACTCCATCCCATTCAGGAGGCTTTCATCGAAAAGGGCGCAGTTCAATGCGGTTTCTGTACACCGGGTATCATCATGTCGGCTAAAGCGCTGCTCGACAAAAATAAGACACCGGACAAGCATGCGGTGCGGGAGGCCATCGGCGGAAATATCTGTCGTTGCACCGGTTATGTCAAAATCGAAGACGCGATCAACCATGCCGCTCGAATCATGTGTGAGACAATAGTAAAAGGCGGGGGGAAGTAG
- a CDS encoding methyltransferase, producing the protein MSLGELQIWPSILDLVHSLIRLRAFRLAIAGWHFQVDAVSLVHDHIWDGTSLLLRKGIRRYARDGYRVLDLGTGHLGLLAVYCARTYEVRTVAVDINDEFVANARIVAMASHVPEIVFKQSDWFSNVDGTFDVIFGNVPYVPTECSTNANSREHPEIWQGGKDGSSHVRCILQQVADYLKPHGLLLLGINTRYLPRTSTMGLIETSQELELRTIVESWISRNEIYVLGLKHPIYERLHETPGIRAECPESFSRPHIWDAHFMIPTSKPLSAWIKYWPANSRVHELNH; encoded by the coding sequence ATGAGCCTGGGAGAATTACAGATTTGGCCGTCGATTCTCGATCTAGTTCATTCATTGATTCGTCTACGAGCCTTTCGATTGGCAATCGCAGGGTGGCACTTTCAAGTTGATGCCGTAAGCCTCGTGCATGACCACATCTGGGACGGTACTTCGCTTCTACTGCGGAAAGGGATCAGGCGTTATGCTCGGGACGGGTACAGGGTTCTTGACCTTGGAACCGGCCACTTGGGCTTGCTTGCCGTGTACTGTGCGAGAACGTACGAGGTGAGGACTGTAGCTGTAGACATCAATGATGAGTTTGTAGCCAACGCCCGGATTGTGGCAATGGCCAGCCATGTTCCGGAAATCGTTTTTAAGCAGAGCGACTGGTTTTCCAATGTTGATGGCACTTTTGATGTGATTTTCGGCAATGTCCCCTATGTCCCGACCGAGTGTTCGACGAATGCGAACTCGCGTGAACATCCGGAAATATGGCAGGGAGGCAAAGACGGGTCATCCCATGTACGTTGTATCCTCCAGCAAGTAGCCGATTATCTCAAGCCTCACGGTCTTTTGCTGCTCGGGATTAATACCCGTTACCTTCCAAGAACCTCAACCATGGGGTTGATCGAGACGTCTCAAGAACTTGAATTACGCACAATCGTGGAATCATGGATCTCCCGCAACGAGATTTACGTATTGGGGCTGAAACATCCCATCTATGAACGTCTGCATGAGACACCAGGCATAAGAGCGGAGTGTCCGGAAAGCTTTTCACGACCCCACATCTGGGATGCTCATTTTATGATCCCCACCAGTAAACCTCTTTCAGCCTGGATCAAATACTGGCCGGCTAATAGTCGCGTGCATGAGTTGAATCACTAG
- a CDS encoding CgeB family protein, producing the protein MSKIRIKAGADMKLTIFGLTISSSWGNGHATIWRGLCRSFARRGHEVTFFEQDVSYYSQHRDLTEMPGVTICLYSDWDSVEPLARETLSQSDVAVVTSYCPDGAAASNVMLEYPSLIRVFYDMDTPVTLQALERGEKVPYLSPRRFRDFDLVLSYTGGAVLDRLKRRFGAKRVSPLYGCADPEVHVPVPAAEAYRADLSYLGTYAEDRQSILNQLLIQASNELPRKKFLVGGALYPADFPWKENIWFIRHVPPPEHPQFYCSSFFTLNITRRIMSTCGYCPSGRLFEAAACGVPVITDWWEGLDSFFDPASEIIVAKDTRAVVFALTMSREEREEIARAARKRILSDHTADRRVQELERILMSC; encoded by the coding sequence ATGAGTAAGATCCGCATCAAAGCGGGTGCAGACATGAAATTGACTATTTTCGGACTTACCATCAGTTCGTCATGGGGTAACGGCCATGCTACGATCTGGCGAGGCTTATGTCGCTCTTTTGCTCGTCGCGGCCATGAAGTGACATTTTTCGAACAAGACGTATCTTACTATTCTCAACATCGTGATCTGACTGAAATGCCAGGGGTGACTATTTGTTTGTACTCGGATTGGGATTCCGTCGAACCCCTGGCACGAGAGACGTTATCTCAGTCAGATGTGGCGGTGGTTACCTCTTACTGTCCGGATGGAGCTGCTGCGTCGAATGTCATGCTCGAATATCCATCCCTTATCCGAGTCTTCTACGATATGGATACCCCTGTCACTCTTCAAGCTCTGGAGCGCGGAGAAAAAGTACCTTACCTCAGTCCGCGAAGATTCAGGGATTTCGATCTAGTGCTCAGTTATACGGGTGGAGCCGTGCTCGACAGATTGAAGCGTCGTTTCGGAGCAAAACGGGTATCACCGTTGTATGGCTGCGCAGATCCTGAAGTCCATGTACCGGTACCGGCTGCGGAAGCTTATCGAGCGGATCTCTCCTATCTTGGCACGTACGCTGAAGATCGTCAGTCCATTCTGAATCAACTGCTCATCCAGGCCTCAAACGAGCTTCCGCGAAAGAAATTTCTTGTCGGCGGTGCCCTGTATCCTGCGGATTTTCCATGGAAAGAGAACATTTGGTTTATTCGTCATGTACCTCCTCCCGAGCATCCTCAGTTCTATTGTTCGTCTTTTTTTACCCTCAATATCACGAGAAGGATCATGTCCACCTGCGGGTACTGTCCTTCCGGTCGGCTGTTCGAAGCTGCGGCCTGCGGAGTTCCCGTTATAACTGATTGGTGGGAAGGCTTGGACAGCTTTTTCGATCCTGCTTCAGAGATCATAGTTGCAAAGGATACTCGTGCGGTTGTGTTCGCATTGACTATGTCCCGGGAAGAGAGAGAAGAAATAGCGCGAGCGGCCCGGAAACGTATTCTGTCCGATCATACGGCAGACCGGAGAGTCCAGGAATTGGAACGCATTCTCATGTCCTGCTGA
- a CDS encoding histidine phosphatase family protein has translation MTTFLLVRHGNSTAGESIPGRLKGVHLSDSGKEQVNLLAERLACINCDAIVASPLERTSETAEKIAERMGKTVKYSDALLEIDFGEWVGMRFDELEGTSAWHLWHAFRSGTRIPGGEIIGEVQARMVSQVEQLCRQYPDGTVLVVSHGDPIRSLIAYYIGLPLDQMLRIRIDTASVSTLIVTHYGAELVGLNARGNGVVAFP, from the coding sequence ATGACAACTTTTCTCTTGGTACGTCACGGTAACAGCACTGCAGGAGAGAGTATTCCGGGAAGACTGAAAGGCGTGCATCTCAGCGATTCAGGCAAAGAACAGGTGAACCTTTTGGCCGAACGTCTCGCCTGTATCAACTGCGATGCAATCGTGGCCAGCCCGCTCGAACGCACGAGCGAGACTGCGGAAAAGATTGCCGAACGCATGGGCAAAACGGTGAAATACAGCGATGCTCTCCTGGAAATCGATTTTGGCGAATGGGTTGGTATGCGCTTTGACGAGTTGGAAGGGACGTCGGCTTGGCACCTTTGGCATGCGTTTCGGTCCGGTACCCGCATTCCCGGCGGAGAAATCATCGGAGAAGTTCAGGCCAGAATGGTGTCTCAGGTGGAACAATTGTGCAGACAGTACCCTGACGGAACAGTGCTTGTTGTGAGCCACGGAGATCCCATCCGATCTCTCATTGCGTATTACATTGGATTGCCGCTGGACCAAATGCTTCGCATACGCATTGACACTGCTTCCGTGAGCACTCTGATAGTCACTCATTATGGAGCAGAATTGGTCGGTCTGAACGCAAGAGGAAACGGAGTTGTGGCGTTCCCGTGA